The window GGATTCGTTTACCGACATGTCCGGCCCACGGGATCTGGCAAAGATTTTCGACACCGTCGAATACGCCAAGTGGAAGTCGTTCCGCGCCTCCGAAGACTCGCGTTATGTCGGCCTGACCCTGCCCCACGTACTCGGTCGCCTGCCTTACGGCCCGGATACCACGCCGGTCGAGGAATTCAACTTCGTCGAAAGCGTTGATGGCCGCGACCACAACAAATACCTGTGGATGAACGCCGCCTACGCGCTGGGCACCCGGGTCACCGATGCGTTTTCCCGTTACGGCTGGTGTGTGGCGATCCGTGGTGTCGAGGGTGGTGGTCTGGTTGAAGGCTTGCCGACCCACACATTCAAGACCGATGACGGTGAAATCGCCCTCAAGTGCCCGACCGAAATCGCCATTACCGACCGCCGCGAGAAAGAGCTGTCGGACCTCGGTTTCATTCCGCTGGTGCACTGCAAAGGCACCGACTACGCCGCGTTCTTCGGCACCCAGTCGACGCAGAAGCAGAAGCAATACAACACCGACATCGCCAACGCCAACGCCCGGCTTTCCGCGCAGTTGCAGTACATCTTCGCCACTTCGCGCATCGCCCACTACATGAAGGCGATCATGCGCGACAAGATCGGCAGCTTCGCCTCGCGCAAAGACGTCGAACTGTTCCTCAACAAGTGGCTGTCGAGCTACGTGTTGCTGGACGACACCGCGAGCCAGGAAGCCAAGGCCAAGTTCCCGTTGCGTGAAGCGCGTGCCGAGGTGTTTGAAGTGCCGGGCAAACCGGGCGTCTACAAGGCTGTGACGTACCTGCGCCCGCACTATCAACTGGACGAACTGACCGCTTCGTTGCGCCTGGTCGCTGAACTGCCGCAATCGACGCGCGGCTGATCAAGCACATTGCCAGGGAGGCACCATGACCAGTCAACACAAGCTGTTGCCATCACTGCTGGACCGATTGCTGGACGATCGTCCGCATCAGTCCATCGAAGCGTCATCGCAGCGCTTGTGTTCGCTGGCCGATTACAAGGCCAGCATCGTTCGCGACCTGGAAATCCTGGTCAACACCCGCCAGTCCCTGGTCGCCAACGAGCTGGACGGTTTCGTCAACCTGAGCGGCAGCATCCTCGATTACGGCATGCCGGATTTCACCAGCCGCAGCGTGCTTGATCCCAAGGATCGCCTGCTGATCCAGCGGCAACTGGAGAAAGCGATCACGGTCGGCGACCGGCGTTTTCGCAGCGTCAAAGTGCAACTGCTCGCCCAACAGACTGGCCAACGCATGCTGACCTTTCGTGTGGACGCGGTCCTGCGCCTGCAAGACGTCACCCGTCAGGTGTCCTTCGACGCGGTGCTGCAGGTCAACACCCAGGAATACAAAGTGCAGAACCTCAACTGATGCTCGACGAACTGCTGCCCTATTACGAAAAGGAACTGTCGCACCTGCGCTTTTTGGGCCAGGAGTTTGCGAGCCAGTACCCGAAAATCGCTTCGCGGTTGCTCATCGAGGGCGATAACTGCGAAGACCCGCATACCGAGCGTTTGATCGAAGCGTTCTCGTTCCTGTCGGCGCGGGTGCACAAAAAACTCGACGACGAACTGCCGGAAATCGTCGAGTCGTTTCTTGAAGTGCTGTACCCCCATTACCTGCGCCCTACCCCGTCGATGTCGATCGTCGAATTCAATCTGGGCAAACAGGAAAAAGTCACCGAAGCCTTCCGTGTGCCCCGGCACACCGAACTCAGTGCCAACCCGATTGATGGCGTGGTGTGTAAGTTCCGCACCTGCTACCCGGTCGAGCTGTGGCCGGTGTCGGTGCAACAGGCGTCATTCATCGAGATGGAGCGCTCGGCGTTCAACGGCCACAGTGCCGACCTGGTTGCGCGCTTGCGCATCGGTCTGGTCGCGACCTCCGATGTGATGTTCGGCAAGATGGAACTCGACAGCCTGCGGTTTTTCCTCGACGGCGAAAGCACGTTGATGCTGCAACTGTACGAACTGCTGTTCAACAACCTGGCCAAGGCCACGCTGAGCTTCGAAGATCAGGGGCGCACCCGCGAGGTCGTCTTGCCGGCCAACGCGTTGAAAGCCGTCGGCTATGGTCTGGACGAAGGCCTGGTGGACTATTCGGAGCGCTCGTTCCTCGGCTATCGCCTTCTGCACGAGTACTTCACCTTCCCCGATAAATTCATGTTCTTCGACCTGTCGGGCTTTGCGCGGATTCTGGCGGGCAAGGACGTCGA of the Pseudomonas sp. MAG733B genome contains:
- the tssC gene encoding type VI secretion system contractile sheath large subunit; this translates as MNDKQTVTQQDSELVEVENFTAQSSLLDSIISQSRVARSETERTRTRDLIGELVNQILEGEMTPSKDLIAVLDARIAEIDAMLSEQMNEIMHASEFQQLEASWRGLKYQVDQTETSTTLKIHLLNASKKDLVRDLKAASEFDQSALFKKIYEEEYGTFGGAPFGMLLGDYEFNRSPEDMYLLEEISHVAAAAHAPFISAASPELFGWDSFTDMSGPRDLAKIFDTVEYAKWKSFRASEDSRYVGLTLPHVLGRLPYGPDTTPVEEFNFVESVDGRDHNKYLWMNAAYALGTRVTDAFSRYGWCVAIRGVEGGGLVEGLPTHTFKTDDGEIALKCPTEIAITDRREKELSDLGFIPLVHCKGTDYAAFFGTQSTQKQKQYNTDIANANARLSAQLQYIFATSRIAHYMKAIMRDKIGSFASRKDVELFLNKWLSSYVLLDDTASQEAKAKFPLREARAEVFEVPGKPGVYKAVTYLRPHYQLDELTASLRLVAELPQSTRG
- the tssE gene encoding type VI secretion system baseplate subunit TssE — its product is MTSQHKLLPSLLDRLLDDRPHQSIEASSQRLCSLADYKASIVRDLEILVNTRQSLVANELDGFVNLSGSILDYGMPDFTSRSVLDPKDRLLIQRQLEKAITVGDRRFRSVKVQLLAQQTGQRMLTFRVDAVLRLQDVTRQVSFDAVLQVNTQEYKVQNLN